In Cololabis saira isolate AMF1-May2022 unplaced genomic scaffold, fColSai1.1 scf110, whole genome shotgun sequence, a single genomic region encodes these proteins:
- the LOC133438620 gene encoding uncharacterized protein LOC133438620, whose protein sequence is MPRKGKRSQAQAERWRKEKVDEPDPPQSSLFPVNNSAGFTLPAKRPWSEDEARADFCARHGSGRRHRVLHWSISPFTGRPNKLIMPPESPDKKLVLIVGDSHLRAIVDGFVQMPKTQDLSFGIMSTPGASASQLRTEVLNAVVPRTPEAVCLLAPSNDLTRNTIANAANDFAKLLQSIGNRWPKVFVVDFPPRLTCDPHYQDHLRQEYRRVAARMGVKYFFSATEHFPLSNLALWSYDGVHLSDRFGMAILAELLSSAATEQLRTPPPPPPPPVLRVSPRPSPPLRKVLPKAVVRESSPAPASPRPESTTPDPSRWTVVGQESKWRTAQPQEEECFFPLNPVFFSSTALRAMEKVSPSHLSCLADFKPSPKPKKVASSSQAKGKYRRCFRSPVNKLTLPRDV, encoded by the exons atgCCGAGAAAGGGGAAGaggtcccaggcccaggccgagCGCTGGAGAAAGGAGAAGGTCGATGAGCCAGACCCCCCCCAGAGCTCCCTCTTTCCAGTGAACAAC TCGGCTGGTTTCACACTCCCAGCCAAACGGCCCTGGTCAGAGGATGAAGCGCGTGCCGACTTTTGTGCAC GCCATGGCTCCGGGCGACGCCACAGAGTGCTCCATTGGTCAATTTCCCCCTTCACAGGGCGGCCAAACAAATTGATCATGCCGCCTGAGTCCCCGGACAAGAAG CTTGTTCTGATTGTCGGGGACTCCCATCTACGCGCCATTGTAGATGGTTTTGTCCAGATGCCAAAGACTCAAGACCTGTCCTTTGGCATCATGTCGACTCCGGGGGCCAGTGCGTCTCAGCTCCGTACCGAGGTCCTAAACGCCGTAGTTCCTCGTACTCCTGAGGCCGTCTGTCTACTGGCTCCCAGCAACGACCTGACTCGCAACACCATTGCTAACGCTGCCAACGACTTTGCCAAACTCCTCCAATCCATTGGCAACCGCTGGCCTAAG GTTTTTGTTGTCGACTTTCCACCCCGCCTGACTTGTGACCCTCACTACCAGGATCACCTGCGTCAGGAATATCGACGTGTGGCTGCTCGTATGG gTGTGAAGTACTTCTTCTCCGCTACGGAGCATTTCCCCCTGAGCAATCTGGCGCTTTGGAGCTATGATGGT GTCCACCTGAGTGATCGTTTCGGGATGGCTATCCTCGCTGAGTTGCTCTCATCTGCTGCTACAGAGCAACTTaggacaccaccaccaccaccaccaccaccagtctTGCGAGTCTCTCCCAGGCCATCACCTCCACTTAGGAAGGTCCTTCCTAAAGCGGTTGTGAGGGAGAGTTCTCCTGCTCCAGCTTCCCCTCGTCCTGAATCAACTACCCCTGATCCGTCTCGGTGGACGGTAGTTGGTCAGGAAAGCAAG TGGAGGACAGCTCAACCACAG gAGGAGGAGTGCTTTTTCCCACTGAACCCCGTCTTCTTCAGCAGCACCGCCCTACGTGCTATGGAGAAAGTCTCTCCTTCTCACCTGTCTTGCCTGGCGGACTTCAAGCCTTCGCCTAAGCCCAAGAAG GTTGCGTCCTCGTCCCAAGCCAAGGGAAAGTATCGTCGCTGCTTCCGTTCTCCAGTGAACAAG CTCACTCTGCCCAGAGATGTGTAG